The following coding sequences lie in one Arachis ipaensis cultivar K30076 chromosome B05, Araip1.1, whole genome shotgun sequence genomic window:
- the LOC107640523 gene encoding uncharacterized protein LOC107640523 — MVDASVPFNAVNSAYYQPMIDAIASMGAGYKGPNYPRVRGYLLSKLVEDVRKMIDGYREIWKQTGCTIMADGWTDRCRRTLINFLVYCPKGTVFLKSVDASNISKTAENLFKLFRDVVLFVGPENVVHIVTDNAANYVAAERLLEAEFPKLYWSPCAAHCVNLMFQDIGKLQEVSQTVSQALLITKYIYNHCYPLFLMRKFTGGQEILRPAPTRFATNFIALQNMLAQKDPLRAMVTSKEFTSSAYSKEAKAKKFLDQVLDSKFWSQCTDIVKLTSPLVHVLRIVDSEDRPAMGYLYQAIYKAREEMVRRFQKRKKVVDPYLKILDTRWDAQLKKNLHAAGYWLNPAFRFNAGEFEKHKETISGLLDVIEKYAYDDHVLNSKLTSEKRIFKNAEKDFGRPSAIHERTTVMPGEISS; from the coding sequence ATGGTGGATGCCTCTGTTCCATTTAATGCGGTTAATTCAGCTTACTATCAGCCAATGATTGATGCTATTGCAAGCATGGGTGCAGGGTATAAAGGGCCAAATTATCCAAGAGTCCGTGGGTATTTGTTGAGTAAATTAGTTGAGGATGTGAGGAAAATGATTGATGGTTATCGTGAGATTTGGAAGCAAACTGGATGCACTATTATGGCCGATGGATGGACTGATCGTTGTAGGCGtactttgattaattttttagtttattgtCCTAAAGGAACTGTTTTTCTAAAGTCGGTTGATGCTTCTAATATCTCAAAAACTGCTGAAAATTTGTTTAAGTTGTTTAGGGATGTTGTATTGTTTGTTGGTCCTGAGAATGTTGTGCATATTGTAACGGACAATGCTGCAAACTATGTTGCTGCGGAAAGATTGTTGGAGGCTGAGTTTCCTAAATTGTATTGGTCCCCTTGTGCAGCTCATTGTGTTAATCTGATGTTTCAAGATATTGGGAAGTTGCAAGAAGTGAGTCAAACTGTGTCACAAGCTTTACTGATCACTAAGTATATCTATAATCATTGCTATCCACTGTTCTTGATGAGAAAGTTTACAGGTGGGCAGGAAATACTTCGTCCAGCTCCAACTCGGTTTGCTACTAATTTCATTGCTTTGCAAAATATGTTAGCTCAAAAGGATCCTTTGAGAGCTATGGTGACTTCTAAAGAATTTACAAGCTCAGCTTACTCCAAAGAAGCCAAAGCTAAGAAATTTTTGGATCAAGTCTTGGATTCTAAATTTTGGAGTCAATGCACTGATATTGTTAAGCTTACCTCGCCACTTGTTCATGTTTTACGTATTGTGGATAGTGAAGACAGACCTGCCATGGGTTATCTTTATCAAGCTATTTATAAGGCTAGAGAAGAAATGGTGAGGAGGTTTCAGAAAAGAAAGAAGGTTGTTGATCCTTATTTGAAGATTTTGGATACCCGTTGGGATGCACAACTTAAGAAAAATCTTCATGCCGCTGGTTATTGGTTAAATCCAGCTTTTCGATTTAATGCTGGAGAATTTGAAAAGCACAAAGAAACGATTTCTGGCTTGTTGGATGTCATTGAGAAATATGCTTATGATGATCATGTATTGAATTCTAAGCTGACAAGTGAGAAGAGGATCTTTAAGAATGCTGAGAAAGATTTTGGAAGACCCTCTGCAATACATGAACGAACCACTGTTATGCCAGGTGAAATTTCTTCATAA